The proteins below are encoded in one region of Sporosarcina sp. FSL K6-1508:
- the nikB gene encoding nickel ABC transporter permease produces MIALIVRRAFELIFLLFGISFLVFSSMHIAPGDPASMIGGPTATESDLAAIRTNLGLDDPFLVQYGRYVKDAVQGDFGYSYQTKQPVSEAITVRFPNTLKLAVASMIIAVIIGISAGLISALRHNSWLDVSSTTFALAGISIPNFWLGALLILVFAVNLQVLPVGGLSSPFYTWQGIKELILPAITLGTGSAAMIARMTRSSMLEVIRADYVRTARAKGVKERNVIWIHTLKNAMIPVITVIGLNFGFLLGGTIITEKVFAINGIGRLMIDAIASRDFPMVQGSVLLVATLFVVVNLIVDIVYTFIDPRIKYD; encoded by the coding sequence ATGATTGCATTAATTGTACGTAGAGCTTTCGAGCTTATATTCCTTCTATTTGGAATTTCGTTTCTCGTTTTTTCTTCAATGCATATAGCGCCAGGTGATCCGGCATCGATGATTGGAGGACCAACCGCGACTGAATCTGATTTGGCTGCAATAAGAACGAATTTAGGTCTTGATGATCCATTTCTAGTGCAGTACGGCCGATATGTAAAGGATGCAGTACAGGGTGATTTTGGCTATTCATACCAAACAAAGCAACCGGTATCAGAAGCCATTACGGTACGATTTCCGAATACACTTAAATTAGCTGTTGCCAGTATGATAATCGCTGTTATTATCGGTATCTCCGCGGGGCTTATTTCAGCCCTGCGGCATAATTCTTGGCTCGACGTGTCTTCGACCACTTTCGCCCTCGCTGGAATATCCATTCCGAATTTCTGGCTGGGCGCATTGCTTATTCTAGTATTTGCAGTAAACCTGCAAGTATTACCGGTAGGTGGTCTGTCGAGTCCCTTCTATACATGGCAAGGCATAAAAGAACTCATTTTACCTGCTATAACACTTGGGACAGGTTCTGCAGCTATGATCGCCCGAATGACACGTTCATCAATGCTTGAAGTCATACGTGCAGACTATGTCAGGACTGCAAGAGCAAAAGGTGTGAAGGAACGTAATGTCATCTGGATTCACACATTGAAAAACGCAATGATCCCAGTCATAACGGTTATCGGGCTGAATTTTGGTTTTTTGCTAGGTGGAACAATTATTACAGAGAAGGTCTTTGCAATTAACGGTATTGGACGTCTTATGATTGATGCTATAGCGTCAAGAGACTTTCCTATGGTTCAAGGGTCAGTATTACTCGTCGCAACATTGTTTGTTGTTGTGAACTTGATTGTCGATATTGTTTATACATTCATCGATCCGCGAATCAAATACGATTGA
- a CDS encoding helix-turn-helix transcriptional regulator, producing the protein MTLNNERKIRNRIVVLRAERGLSQREVADKLGVSRQTIISLEKNRYNPSLKLAYDISLMFGVDLHEVFQYEVEEE; encoded by the coding sequence ATGACTTTAAATAATGAAAGAAAAATACGAAACAGAATTGTTGTGCTAAGAGCCGAAAGGGGCTTATCCCAAAGAGAAGTGGCTGATAAATTGGGGGTGAGTAGACAAACAATTATTTCTCTTGAAAAAAACAGGTACAATCCGTCACTAAAATTGGCCTATGATATTTCACTGATGTTTGGAGTAGATTTACATGAAGTTTTTCAATATGAAGTAGAGGAGGAGTAA
- a CDS encoding ABC transporter permease, protein MEQSVSGLKLNKKTKYKKEKIYIATLKKILKNKLAVAGCIIILAQVLMAIFAPFIVIHDPVKQNLPASELPMFSEGHWLGTDNYGRDVWSRIVYGARVSLVVGIAAVTLGLIGGVTLGLLGGYYRKLDGVIMRIVDLLFSFPGILLAMLIIAVLGTSLVNVAIAISIWSIPTCARIVRGSVLSIKEKEYIMAMKSMGASDIRIMVKHILPNAFAPIIVFATMRMATAILSTASLSYLGLGAQPPTPEWGAMISQGQSFMWTSPHLTIIPGIAIMLTVFAFNVVGDGLRDALDPNMDIQ, encoded by the coding sequence ATGGAGCAATCTGTTAGCGGATTGAAGTTAAATAAGAAGACAAAATACAAGAAAGAAAAAATTTATATTGCCACGTTAAAAAAGATATTGAAAAATAAATTGGCGGTTGCAGGTTGTATTATCATTTTAGCTCAGGTTTTGATGGCTATATTTGCACCGTTTATTGTAATTCACGATCCGGTTAAGCAAAATCTGCCGGCCAGTGAACTTCCCATGTTCAGCGAAGGTCATTGGCTGGGGACGGACAATTATGGAAGAGATGTATGGAGCCGTATTGTTTATGGGGCACGCGTTTCGTTAGTAGTTGGAATTGCTGCGGTGACTCTTGGGTTAATTGGCGGAGTAACGCTAGGTTTGTTAGGTGGATATTATCGCAAACTTGACGGTGTTATTATGCGAATTGTGGACTTGCTGTTTTCTTTTCCAGGCATCTTACTTGCGATGCTTATCATTGCCGTTCTTGGTACAAGTCTTGTAAACGTTGCAATCGCTATTAGTATCTGGTCTATTCCAACATGCGCCCGTATTGTGAGGGGATCTGTTTTATCGATTAAAGAAAAGGAATATATCATGGCGATGAAATCGATGGGCGCTTCTGATATCAGGATAATGGTAAAGCATATATTGCCTAATGCGTTTGCTCCGATAATCGTGTTTGCCACCATGAGAATGGCTACGGCAATTTTATCAACAGCTTCGCTTAGCTATTTGGGGCTGGGCGCTCAACCCCCTACACCGGAATGGGGAGCAATGATTTCACAAGGACAAAGTTTTATGTGGACGTCTCCACACCTTACAATTATCCCCGGTATTGCAATCATGTTAACTGTCTTTGCTTTTAACGTAGTTGGCGATGGTCTTCGAGATGCTTTAGACCCAAATATGGATATCCAATAA
- a CDS encoding serine hydrolase codes for MNIFAWIGMLGIVFFTLLPFVKKKNRTKKATRVAIGTVAIILGIIIAVLIFDVNYLLAVIVGFALMIVFDKKTYMKKRLIIYGSIILIFGIAGFALSRENPEYVLNHLKDNPQTTSLYLVENGVELITYQSDVVRPLASTVKMLIAAEYAMQIDAGLLNKDSSVPLADLSRYYLKNSDGGAHKEWLKSMHSEGKVENNNVKLHDVAKGMATYSSNANTDYLIDLLGISAINKRAKDFGLTQHEAVYPIVSALLIPEHIKSESMNGKQLVKKLKAMPMEEYRTLAEELSEQMQEETIKVEDLTFDLSMKLQKVWSDKLIGASANDYGKLLAIISNDELPPAASEILRDLLEWPMELNERNHERFTHLGAKGGSTVFIMNDAMYAESHAGDKIEIVLLTDDLSFWQGIQIRKNLSSFESEMLGSEEFRLKVQKELSEM; via the coding sequence GTGAATATTTTTGCGTGGATCGGAATGTTGGGAATTGTTTTTTTTACACTTTTACCTTTTGTTAAAAAAAAGAACAGAACAAAAAAGGCAACTCGGGTAGCGATCGGAACAGTAGCAATCATACTGGGAATCATCATTGCGGTGTTAATTTTCGATGTTAATTATTTACTTGCAGTGATAGTCGGTTTCGCTTTGATGATTGTATTCGATAAAAAAACCTACATGAAAAAGCGCTTGATTATTTATGGATCAATTATTCTGATTTTCGGAATCGCCGGCTTCGCCCTATCCAGGGAAAACCCTGAATATGTCCTGAATCATTTGAAAGACAATCCGCAAACGACATCCCTATACCTCGTAGAAAACGGTGTAGAATTAATCACCTATCAATCGGATGTGGTCCGGCCGCTGGCAAGTACGGTGAAGATGTTGATTGCTGCCGAATATGCTATGCAGATCGATGCAGGCCTGCTAAACAAAGATAGCTCTGTACCACTTGCTGATTTAAGCCGGTACTATTTAAAAAATTCGGATGGCGGGGCCCATAAGGAGTGGCTAAAAAGCATGCACAGCGAAGGCAAAGTTGAAAACAACAATGTGAAGCTACATGATGTGGCAAAAGGGATGGCGACATACAGTTCCAATGCCAACACGGATTACCTAATTGACCTGCTCGGAATATCGGCCATCAATAAGCGGGCAAAAGATTTTGGATTAACACAGCATGAGGCCGTCTATCCGATTGTCAGCGCGCTTTTAATTCCCGAACATATAAAAAGCGAATCGATGAATGGGAAGCAATTGGTTAAAAAGCTCAAAGCTATGCCAATGGAAGAATATCGTACATTGGCTGAAGAACTGAGTGAACAAATGCAAGAGGAAACAATCAAAGTTGAAGACCTAACTTTTGATTTATCTATGAAACTACAAAAAGTGTGGTCAGATAAATTAATTGGTGCATCCGCTAACGACTATGGGAAGTTACTGGCGATAATCTCGAATGATGAACTTCCGCCTGCAGCATCTGAAATCCTAAGAGATTTACTGGAATGGCCAATGGAGTTAAATGAGAGAAACCATGAGCGATTTACCCATTTGGGCGCAAAGGGTGGATCGACGGTATTCATAATGAACGACGCAATGTACGCAGAAAGTCATGCAGGCGATAAAATTGAAATCGTACTCCTGACTGACGACCTAAGCTTCTGGCAAGGAATACAAATTAGAAAAAATCTGAGTTCATTCGAATCGGAAATGCTCGGAAGTGAAGAATTCAGACTCAAAGTCCAAAAGGAACTCTCTGAAATGTAA
- a CDS encoding Lrp/AsnC family transcriptional regulator, which yields MRMDATDKRIIELLIDNGRLSYVDIGKELNLSRVAVRERIHNLQEDGIIERFTVVVNSEKVGKGVSAFFEVDCEPSSLVSVAEALADISSVASCYQMTGPSTLHMHVLVDDFTDLEKFINEELYALDGITRVESHILLRRFKSRTGLKL from the coding sequence ATTAGAATGGATGCGACTGATAAAAGAATTATAGAACTACTTATAGATAATGGGCGACTCTCTTACGTGGATATCGGTAAAGAACTTAACCTGTCACGTGTGGCAGTGAGGGAAAGGATTCATAACCTTCAAGAGGATGGTATTATCGAGCGTTTTACAGTTGTAGTGAATAGTGAAAAGGTGGGGAAGGGAGTTTCGGCTTTCTTTGAGGTGGATTGTGAACCATCGTCTTTAGTAAGTGTAGCAGAGGCGCTCGCTGATATATCCTCTGTTGCCAGCTGTTATCAGATGACTGGTCCCTCAACACTTCATATGCATGTGTTGGTCGATGATTTTACCGACTTGGAAAAGTTTATCAATGAAGAATTATATGCCCTTGATGGGATAACGAGAGTGGAGAGCCATATATTACTTCGGCGCTTTAAGAGTCGAACCGGTTTGAAATTATGA